CATGATTCCATACAGTTTGCGTCATTGAACTTGCAGCTCATTATTCAATTAGCCGACCATTCATTGATTTCAACTTGACTTCTTCAACAAATCCCTTTCACAATCGTATATTTGCGTgcgattttattgaaaatgccAATTCATCATTTGCCATAACCATTATTTACATGCAACAGTCGAGTATCATTTGTCAATATAACATAATAGGTGTTATAATGTTGAGTCCAAGAACTGGCGGGATCCTTGGAGACACGTGAGACGGAGTATAGTATTTCAGACTTCTAATAATACAGTTTACACCTAATACTTGTGATATCAATACAATACGACGTTATTATTTTCAACATTTGCAACATTTCTCGGTTCTTTTTGCTATCTACAAATGAATATGCTTTCATTTCCTCGTCGCAAGCGATTTTGCGATGTCCGGGAAGTGTAGATCGATGAAAAAAGAATAGTTAGCGGTTATTTGTGGTAACATTATGATAGCGTGCGTGGTTGCCAGTAATGTTCCGAGTAACCGTCCAGTTTTCACTAAAACCGGAGCACGTGTTGCCATCACTATTGTGCCGTCTGAAGATGTGCCAGATAGACGGACCGGCAGTGCCGACACTGTTTATCTTGGAAGACTTTTTGAAATGTTCGTGTCATCACCGAATAGCGTGTTCGTGAGAAAGATTTTTTCATATGCCCCACTTTTAGACTTTTGAAAACACTTGATTGCACCAACATCACTTCTGGCTTTGATATAAGCTTACTCAAGGCGTAATTTGTTTTCTATAGGGAAAAACATTGATCTATATACCCAAGCAATGTGCTCAAACGTTGCGTCATCTatataaaaacaactaaaattgTTGATTTTATTCAGTATTTCCCCGGTCTCAACTCCCATTAAAATTAGATGTCAATATTGCCAATAGTCGATATTTTCCTTGTATTAGGACGAAGGGATTTTATTTCTACCTAATTATGTATAGATGTCAATATTGCCAATAGTCGATATTTTCCTTGTATTAGGACGAAGGGATTTTATTTCTACCTAATTTGTAAACTTCTGTTGCTTGCGATGGCTGTGTGACGTGGGTATGTCATCTAGTTTAATGGTCCTATCCATTGTTATAAGCAAAGTTGTCAGTCAACAGTCTCTTTGGAAGACAAGTTGATATAAATCAGTGATTCGTGTTTACAAGATTAACTAACTTGGATCTGTCTACATTATATCATGTCACGTACATCGTACGTAGAGGCTGGTCATTGTCCAGGAGACAATGccacataaataattatctacataCAAATGTTACATGATTGATTGAGTCTTTGACTcgtgaagaaaaatatttagactCGATGTACGCTTGTTTAACTTCGATTAGAGATGAGATTTTCGATTGTTTTTAAACACGTCCCCAAGTTTAATAATACAAGGTTTTAAATACAGATTTATCCTACTTAATGCTTGGTTTACTCACttcttatctttatttttttcgtcATAGACCAAAAGAACCTATTGAACGTCTTGCAAGACGTTCTATCCCCCTTCGGATAACGCCTTTCTCACGATTCGTGCACTTTAATAGACCTCAATAAAGCGAAACAACCGTAAATCAAAAGTCTTTGTGCATCGCGACCTTTTGATGTAGCTGTTTACCATAAGAAGGGCTAGAACGCGAAGGTGTTGACACGTAAAGGAAACACGTTTTAAGAAAACTTCGCTCTGTAGTACTCTCCCAATAAAAAACATCTATGAATGCAATGTGACCGTGACTAGTTCAATCCTTGCGATCAGCTGTTCCATTATTATTGTCGCCCCTGTTCTGCATGctcactttttatttataattcacgCGGAGGATATAGACTTCTTTTATAACACATTATGCAAATTGTAACGTTTCTTGAACAGATTAAGTCATAAATCAATGTTTAATGTGATTCGTCGCAGTTGGATGTTtcaattaagtttgtttgttacagaCTTGCAATGCGGCGGAATACGCGAGATGGGTGCGCGCCCTCTGTGTCGAGATCCTCGGTCAGACGCCACTGCCACAGGTTCGATTTCTGGACGTGCTACCTGCCGCGGACACCGTCGGTCGGGAACCAAAGAAAGAGGCTCCTCAACAGGAGACACCCTCTTGCCCTCCTAAACCACCCCCGCGAGCTCGTCGAAGGTTACTGACCTCTACGGAGACGCAGCTCACGCGCAGAGACCACTCCCCCGCCGCTACGGATGAGGGCATCGTCGTCGAAGACGACGACTACGACTCATCATCCGATCGCAGCTTAGACTTAACCCTCTCCCTCGACGCTTTGAAGACCACAGACGTGGTCGATGCGCCAGTACGGAAAGCAGAGGTGATCAAATGTGACAGCTGTAGCAAACTGAACGCGGGCGCAGTACAACACCACACGTTACCACGCGCAGCGCGGTCCGAATCAGAGCAAGGTCGCCGCTACTTGAAGAGATGGGAGGGCACGGCGGGAGGTGCCGAGCGGGGCCGGTTTGCCATGGAGGCGGCTAGACGAAAAACTTCGTCGCTAGAACATCGGGCGAGATCTTGTTCCCCGAATGTTCATGAAGCTATTGCACAGTACGTCCCTGTGAGGGAACGACGTGCTTTATTTGAGTCATTGTCACGGACCAGCGGTGGGCTGGCCCGCAGCAGCGAGCAGCTAGCTCGCATCGAGCGCTCTCCGGAGACGACACCGCGACGCGCAGCGTCGTTGCATGACCTACAGGCTCCTCCGACGCGGTCGGTGTCAGACCTGCGCCAGTTCTTCGAGGCGgtggcgcgcggcgcgggcgcggccggCGCATGCGGCTCCCAGCGGCACAGCGCGCCACACTGCGCGCCGCGCGCCTTCGCCTCACTTACGTGTGCTTGACACATACTCTGTTGTACATATTGTAGATAGATCCGGCGTTGACCGCTATCTTTCTAAGTCGTTCGTTTTAAGACTGTTAAAAGTATTGTTATAGAAGtatctaatataaataaaatgagatGTATTGTCTATTATACTCAGTGGTTTTATTAAACCTGGCCTTGTATTTTGAAAAGCAATTATCTACTGAGCATGCGAGTTTGCGCAAAGTAAATCAAATGTAATGATTTTGCGTAGCCTTGTTATGTCTTGAggcattgtttttattgaaaattcaatTTGTCACGAGAGAATTGGTGCGGTAAGTCATTAAATAACATTTGGAAGGTACCTACCTGGTAGACGGTGAAAATGTCAGTGGGTAAGTGCGCAAAGGTCGCAAGTCACGGAGTTGGGTTCTTGTCCTCGAAGTTATCTTACTTTGTGTTGTAAGTTGTAATGAACATTGCGTTACGAAATGTTAAACAGCACATTAACCATTGTTGTCGTGTTCACATTTTGCGAATTGTGACAAAACGGTAACATCGCAGTGTGGGTAATATAGAGCAGGATTGCGTGCTCGTATGTTATGCAAATCGTAAAGATAACAACTACTGTGCAAGTAGGACGTCTTTAGACAGATGTATAATGTGGTTTGCACAATAAGTTTGCTATCTACGAGTTCGTGACAAGCTTTGTAGTCCTCTTCCTATAGTAAATGGACACAAATGAAAGTGCAGTGCACGAATACCTAGTCGCGATAAGATTCCAAAATTGTTACGAAAGTGAATGACGCACGAGTAGATAATACTAATGAATTCATAATTCTCTGACATGTACTTGGTACCTTTGTTACTTGTGAATCATTGAAATACTTGCAATAAATGGGATGCTCGATTGCCTATTAGCTAGACAATAGCAAGAGAAATATGGTTTGCTAAACTAGACCCTACTTCTACCGTTTCAAAATCACGTAGAAACAAGTAACAATATTAGATAAACGAGGTATAACCAAACACAGAAAGTCCAAGcaatttattaaattcataatCTAAGTATCTCAGTATCATATTGTTGGTCGAATTCCGCATAAAGTTGGTCTAGATACAGTGGCCGATAGTATTAGTTAGGACAACAATTGCTAACATTGTTAGCGATACAATAGCAACCGAGCGTTgcaagaaatattaaataatagatcTGTCTGTACCTAATAGAACTAAATACTCACAAATAATAGATCTGTCTGTACCTATTAGAACTAAATACTCACAAATAATAGAAGTAAGTTTAAGTCTAACGCAACAAGGTAGGTACGTAAGATCAAATAGGAActgaactaaaaaaaaatacaggttgAATTGATAACCTATTCTTTTTTTGGGAAGTCGATTAATTAGTATGAGTCCGATACGACCTTTAAACGTTCAAGAAAATAGCATagtactttttaaaaggccgacaacgcacctgtgactcctctggtgttgcgggtgtccatgggcggcgctgatcgcttaccatcaggtgactcgtttgctcgtttgcctcctattccataaaaagagtACTCCAAAATAGCTGGAACGCAGGAAGACTTCCACTGCTGAACGTCTTGTCGACGTGAGTCGGTTTGGGATCCCATTAAATCCTTCATTCTGGGTATACCTAGTCATAGTTTTAGGACACATCCAGATCCCGTTAGTGAGGAATCAATGGTATAATTTTCTAAATCATCATTACGTCCACACACATGAATgaaattttataatgatttgtACAAGTCGAAAACTCCAAATTTATCTAAACAACAAAACCTATTATATCCATTGACTGCATCACCCACAAAATAACAATCAAGCGCACGCTACGAtctattataaatatgatacaCAGGATGGCATCTACTATCTCTTTTTAACACCAAAAAACTGTGAAGTAAAAAAGAGATGGACATAACATGGGTGTTTCATTTAATACTACCAAATTAGCAGCCGGAATGCGGCCGTGTCGAATGTTCACTGCAACCTCACAAACCCgtaatttgatataaaaaaaaaacttacaatagACAGTGAAGGAATAGAAAAAGCACAAAGGAAGCCGAGGGATGAGACAGGTAGCGGATTATGAGGAATAGATACGAACATGTTAAGGGTCTTAACTTAACGgacttgtaataaaattcttGTTTGAACTTGTTTTAGGTAATGTCAAAgagacaacataaaaaaattactggTAACCCTAAACAGTGCACTGCATGGTTCGTAGTTTCATACGTTAGGTATCGAAAATATGCTAAGCGGCTAAGGTATGAGTAGCTGACTCTGGAGATAAGGAACCAAAATAATAGTTTGAGTGGAACCACCCGAAATTTGTTTTGCGCAATGAAGTTCATAGGCTATCCGATATCAAATAGGTACACTAAGTAAGACTTGAGGAAATTAAGGACAAGACAGTAAACCAGAACTAATTTCATACATGATAATGTAGATACAAGATCAAATtccaatagattttcaactttatgtgAACATCTTAATAGgttgaaattgtattaaaaaaattcgACCTTTCTGGGTTAGCTTGATGAGCTTGCTATGtaactaagtaaataattatctatgctaatattatattacgagtagtaggtaataataactCGGTCAGTGAATGTACTAGCCTTGAACGTGACTGGCGATACCGTTTTTGGTACCAAATCAAATGTTACGGTTTTTGGTTCCTGAGATGGATCATTGAAGATGACGAATTTGACAAAGTAAATACTAGTTCGTCTGTTAAGGATGGAGCATGAAGGTTAAATGCAGCATccgttatatttttatgttcagTTTATTTGTATTAAGTAATTGAAAGTGATTTTCACATCAGCAACTCATGACAGTCCACAGCTGAACTTATATTAGAGGAGAGAAAAtgatccaatgtcttcttccgtTTTGGGAAAGGCAAGAGGGTGTGttagagtcttactgactaaaaaccaaccggttcctactcctgcttttcgagccggtgccccggtaacccgctaggcagtccgcaaatTCTATTTTACATTAACATGTGTTTTCTACAGGCtatttttattgggacaagcccgccacatcctcccaaaccgctgcaactcctgtaagccaagatctacagtagatatagACAAAGTCACTGATGTAAAGCTATTCTATTGTTCGAATACATAAATGTGCCTAGGTAGATTTCTAGCTATAGTACGTTATCAATATCGTAAAATAACCTTTCGGAATTTAGATTATGGCAATTTTAACATATACAGAAGGCTAAAATGAtgaatttatgtaaattttaattaccttAAAGACTAATATGCCTATGGCTTGACATTGGTATCGACTAATTAGCTATCTAGTCGACATTGGAATACTGAAAATAGTCTGGCGCCAGTTTACTTGGTTCACATTGACATTAATACAAATGGATTAGCAGATTTTCGCCAAATCTTGAAATTGGAGTGGGTGCATGATTTCCGTACAGCTTCAACTTATAAAATACTCTTAACTCCGCAGAAGATCTAGAAAAGATTCTGTCTGAAAAAATTGTTGTTCCCAAATCAGGAGAAATTTTGATGTAGATAGAGCATAGCTAACATATCAACCCTCTGTGGATAGCGCTTTATGATCAAAACAACCAACTACCTCCTTCTTTCCtctttaaaaatacctacacaaaaaatatgagaAATAATCATGGTCAATAATCAGACTTTCTTAACTGCATTTTGGGCGTGACTTGAAATGAAGAAATGaaaacgtttaaataaatttcttCAAGACCACGTTTGCTTGCTCTACTTTGGTAGGCAACCCAGTCCCAAACGAAgtaatattgacaaaaaaataatagattagAATGTTTCGACTGACAGCAGCAGGTGCAAGGTTACCTTAGAATCAAATAAGGTTAGTTATGTCGTGATCGATACAATCGATTCGCCTGATGCACGCTCATACACTACCCTAGAACATAAAGCCCAAAATCCCTTGGCAACACTAAATGTCAGTTATAAAGCTGTTGTGAATAATGTAGAAAGACAAGACCATGAACTCACTATTTAGAAGGGATTAACGTGCTTCGCGTTTACATGTTCACGTTTAAGATTTTTCAATTATGTATCGATTTATGGCAAATTAATCGAGTTGTAATTTAACTCGATTAAGCTACGATTAACGACGTTTAACTGCTAATATTGTTAAGGAAATTCTATTATCGCAGATAGGACGTAACTTTTAAATTGTGAGCACAGGAATGTTGGCTATTTAAGAGATAACTGATAGGTCTATTGAAATGAATCCTGGGAATGCGAAGAAAGCGAACCAGTATCTTGAGAAACATTTTGTCAGAAGTGACGAATCCATTCTGTCGGTCATAATAGTCGAATGGCTACAGTAAATAGTGACCAGTAGCCGTTGACTTATTCCCAACAAGGAGATCTATGAATCCaattaaatcctttttttaaaacCAGTTATCTCTGTGGGAATCAAAATACGTCTTTACAAACCAGAAAACTAGAGAAAGGTCTTTTGTGTCTATGAGAACAGATCTAGTTGTGAGGATTAAACCAAGTACAAGACACCGACAATCGTAAAGGGGTAAGTAGAAAGGGTTGGAAAAGGAAggaataattgaattatttcttCGAATTGTTAAGATTTTTGGGGCCACCATCGAATGGGTCAGTGGTTTAGGGGACCACGACACAATTAATCTTGTTCCAATTGCTATTGTTCTTAATTAGGTGACCCGTTTGAAAAAGGAATGTCTTTTTAACAACCGACCATTGCCGGCCAGTTAGGACATATTTTTGTTAGTGTGTGAGACTCGTGTCTCCAAGGAGGTCCATTTATTTTTAGCACGTTACTTGTATGTGATGTGAGTATCTCTTAGTAACGACAGCTGTTATAGCAATGCTTAATACAACGTTCATATTCTTGTTTCgaatttcaattttgtttaaaacaccTATGGAGTCACATCTGTCGGTGGTCAGATTATTACTGGTCGTATAGGGTCTATAGGGACCGTAATCAAGGTTGTGGAACGCCCACAAACCAGGTGTATGCAACGACAATTTTGCGTGACAACAACACTGGACCCCAAAATTTTTGACTGGGATACTAAAAGTtaacagaattttattttaagcgaATTTCTTTGTATCTTAGTAGCAAATTGTCGTTTGATGTCCTTGTATTTAAAAACACTGTCTTTTCAATGTTAATGCATTTAGTTACACTATCTTTTTCAATGTTAATGCATTCATGCTTTTGGTCTACCCAATTTTGTTCTTTGTGTTAATTtgtgataatattaatttgtctaaTCGTATTTACACGTTATTTGTTTACATCTCtgctaagtatgtatgtaattcttcgtgagaaattaaaataaagatattctaaACCTAAACCGGCTTTTGGTACTTGTACCaagaatttttttaaatctgtctCATGTATGAAGTAACAGTATGTCTTcctaaaaaaacacaaaagccGACTCAGCATCATCTATAACATCACCTTTACGACGAAATAACCCCCAACAGAGACAGCGACAGTgcaaacatcaataaataaagacCTTGGTACCGATTGATTTCATTCTACGTATTATTAGGTTGTACCAACACGTCAATCGAGAAcggtaaacaaaaacaatggcCCATTTTATCCCAATCAATATCGTATCGTAAACAAGTCTTTGTAGAAGCCGACTGTTTATGTTCTCAAGCAATCAATGAAGAAATAGGTCGGGATGCGTAATCCCATCAATTTGTTATGTCATTCCGttttgtaatgtatttaatGACTCGGACAGCAGATGGGTTAGACGTCACGTGTCATAGTTGAAATGATATTGTCATTATGATTGCACTGCGGCTCATTCCGGCTGATTGTGTGTTTGAAGTATGAGCGCTTGATTTGTTCTGAGCTTTAATGATTGTGTGGTTTAAGACTGTGATTGGGAATATTGGATATGGTGGAAAAAAGGAAATTTGCTGTACTGATCTATAGGAATTAAGATAGGTAATTCATGGAGAAGGAAGATACAAGCAGAATGATCAAATAATAGAGATGGTTTACTGTGACATGTCCACATAAACCAGTTAAATCTTTGACTGCTGTCTGTCAAGATTGTTCGAAACAGCACTTTAATGTGGttggtaaaatatttcatagaaattaatttaaaaaaaagcaaaacaataTATAATACAGCTACAATCGACAATGAACAGTATAAATTAGTAGTAGATAATAGCAAGAAGTCACCACCGACTTAATGATAGTGTTGGGTATATGATACTTACGATATTGGAATGAGATGGCCGTTTTGATActtgtttctttattattttcgcCTACAGCTTCGTGTTCTAAGTGAGGTGTAATGTGGGAGTACAATAATCAATTGTTAACGGCAAattgaataacaataataagtttaataatgGTACAAACAAGCATTAGATCTCTACTTGCCTTTTTGGTCAGTTAGAAGttttattgggcttttttcgatcaTTCACACTAATTCTATGGAGTCTGGAATAAAATTGTGCAGTACAAGTAACAGATACATCAACACCTGATACATCAGACTCAAAAGTCATAAAAAGTAACTACTACTTTGCTACACTGAAAAAACGCAACACGGTATACTTCGTTGATCAAAAGATGTTATAACCAATTGACCATAtctatcaaaaacaaataaatcttaactgataatttgaataaatgcGTAACTAAGTTTGTTTGTAACGCTTTcactattaaaacattaaactgttggactaattaaaataaaaataaaataacaagttcAGTGATTGACAGGTTCCAAGAGACGGTTTAGcttagaaataaaagaaatactaaaCAGTCAAACGAGATGGTTATACAAAATTTGTCATTGAAGATAAGTAttatctgcggactacctagcgagttaccggggctccggctcgcaaagcaggagtaggaacggggtggtttctagtcagttagagtctgataGTTTTTTCCCGAACAATATTAGTGTTAGTAACGTCGTGACAGTAATTGTCGGATGTCCGACTTTCACCATTTTACACCGATTAAAAAGAAATGCGATACATTAATACATGTATGAAGTGATTATAaatcttacaaaaaatatacaacttcACCGGATTGTCAGCTCATTGTGTCAGTAATTGTTAAATGTTCATGTTACAATCAATCAAATTCTATTTCTAGTCTACCAACCAGTAGGTAGGTTTGtcggttttgttttatacacTACATACCTACATGTCTACACACACTATGTAAATTTCACACCATAAAGGGTTATATCAGGCGTACACACATAGTACAATGAACAATTTCTTTCCAACCGTGATGATTACGGCTATATACCCCTATGGCCCTTTGCCCTTTGTTATAAACGTGTAGGCTCATACTCTGGTAAGGACATTACGGGTCGTTGGTGACAATGTCATTTAATAAAGagactgtaataaaaatatattgttagcACTTTTATAATATCTGTGGGCGTTCGAGTGAGAATGGAGGGTGGGTGCTAGCTAGGGGTATTGTTCAATATCCATGTGAATTTTATGCTGATGCTGTGTACTGTGTAGGTACTTTGTGTACAACACGCTAAACGTTGCGTATTGGTCACCTATCACCAGCGGTTAACAGAGGattgccttcaacaattttctgttgacagtcaaagacttaggTGTGTtaaatttttagtcagtaaaagtctgagactcactctcgtctcgcccagggcgggagaagacattgcataattttccccacttaaaaaaaaggtgtGTTAAAGTTATCGATTTTAAAAGTTTCGGTTAaacaaagtataatatttttctataatctcATCAAAGTCACTATGAATAGCATAGCTGCCGAAAAATATGTGCATCATCTGCTTATGGTGAATTTCGTTTTTTGCTTCTTTGCCAAAGATGTAAGTAATATTATGGTATGTAGTTTAACAAATTGTATATAACCATGACTCATTTAAAACGAAGTCACCGCTTGGCTTAAATGGCAGCAGATAACTAATTATATGGAAATTAGTCGACTTCAATCCACGTGCCGGTCCTGTAATGTTATGCAAACAAATCATTTAGCTGTAGGTACACAGACAGATATGTATCAAAGGCTAT
This sequence is a window from Spodoptera frugiperda isolate SF20-4 chromosome 5, AGI-APGP_CSIRO_Sfru_2.0, whole genome shotgun sequence. Protein-coding genes within it:
- the LOC118272024 gene encoding uncharacterized protein LOC118272024 — translated: MLVGEQSPAPRVVAGLRKLRPELTPGPVPTPVDPDFRISGVLRQYYNDDTESWAWVRAAVRGGCLLAWRDGTLPRRAAARLPLRDLHLRTAHTLPNAFQLSRLRDDSAVATFQTCNAAEYARWVRALCVEILGQTPLPQVRFLDVLPAADTVGREPKKEAPQQETPSCPPKPPPRARRRLLTSTETQLTRRDHSPAATDEGIVVEDDDYDSSSDRSLDLTLSLDALKTTDVVDAPVRKAEVIKCDSCSKLNAGAVQHHTLPRAARSESEQGRRYLKRWEGTAGGAERGRFAMEAARRKTSSLEHRARSCSPNVHEAIAQYVPVRERRALFESLSRTSGGLARSSEQLARIERSPETTPRRAASLHDLQAPPTRSVSDLRQFFEAVARGAGAAGACGSQRHSAPHCAPRAFASLTCA